A part of Candidatus Aegiribacteria sp. genomic DNA contains:
- the istB gene encoding IS21-like element helper ATPase IstB, with amino-acid sequence MRYGGGPVNALKEYLKELHLPTIRRCYEEEAEHARRDSLSHEEYLQSLIEQEVEERRQNRVTRFLRQSKLPLEKTLDTFVRSRLSPVENQKVDALLDGGFIGRSENVLAFGGPGGGKTHLLCAIGIELIHKGYRVRFYSCSLLVQELLIAKRDMKLARFLKSLSKFDALIIDDIGYVQQSREEMEVLFTLLAERYERGSVMLTSNLQFSQWERIFKDPMTTAAAIDRLVHHSVILELNEPSFRLEESKKAKKGA; translated from the coding sequence GTGCGATATGGCGGTGGCCCAGTGAACGCACTGAAAGAGTATCTGAAGGAACTGCACCTGCCGACAATTCGGCGTTGCTACGAGGAAGAGGCTGAGCATGCCAGGCGTGATTCTCTGAGCCATGAAGAATACCTTCAGTCTCTTATTGAGCAGGAAGTTGAGGAACGCCGACAGAACCGTGTTACCCGGTTCCTCCGCCAGTCAAAGCTGCCTCTGGAGAAAACTCTTGATACCTTTGTAAGGAGCAGGTTATCTCCAGTGGAGAACCAGAAGGTGGACGCATTACTTGATGGGGGCTTCATAGGCAGGAGTGAAAATGTGCTTGCGTTTGGCGGTCCCGGTGGCGGGAAAACACATCTGCTGTGCGCCATAGGCATAGAGCTGATCCATAAGGGTTACCGGGTCCGCTTTTACTCCTGCAGTCTGCTTGTACAAGAGCTGCTTATCGCAAAGCGTGACATGAAATTGGCAAGATTCCTGAAAAGTCTGTCCAAGTTCGATGCGCTTATCATCGATGACATCGGATATGTCCAGCAGAGCAGGGAAGAAATGGAAGTGTTGTTCACCCTGTTGGCAGAGCGATATGAACGTGGAAGTGTGATGCTTACAAGTAATCTGCAGTTCTCGCAATGGGAGAGAATATTCAAAGATCCTATGACCACTGCTGCTGCAATAGACCGACTCGTACACCACAGCGTGATCCTCGAACTCAATGAGCCAAGTTTTAGATTAGAAGAGTCAAAGAAAGCAAAGAAAGGAGCATAA